A part of Larkinella insperata genomic DNA contains:
- a CDS encoding glycosyltransferase encodes MNILRIIGSMDPASGGPCQGIRNSCNELQKMGVHNEVVCLNRPDADFLGKDSFPIHALGPNKGPWNYAPKLIPWLIENLGRFDAVIVHGLWLYPSYAATKALKAFRAKQSGQKGTGKTPRLFVMPHGMLDPYFQKAEGRKLKALRNWLYWKAIEGSVVKQADGVLFTCQAELELARTSFSPYQPSQEINVGYGIVTPPAFQPEMQKAFLDKCPGLGQQPYWLFLSRIHQKKGVDLLIEAYKNTVLKQQELGTEVPKLVIAGPKLDTAYGQKIQQMVASDPLLKSNVFLPGMLTGDAKWGAFYGCETFALPSHQENFGIAVVEALACGKPVLISDQVNIWREIEAAKCGIVTPDTLQGTEQALSAWLRLSTAEREKMNQRARATFEREFAIPAAAQRLSEVMKSASSSMADEKVSV; translated from the coding sequence ATGAACATACTTCGGATTATCGGTAGCATGGATCCCGCTTCGGGCGGCCCTTGCCAGGGTATCAGAAACTCCTGCAATGAACTACAGAAAATGGGGGTTCATAATGAGGTAGTTTGTCTGAACCGTCCTGATGCAGATTTCCTGGGTAAGGATTCATTTCCAATACATGCCTTGGGCCCCAATAAAGGGCCCTGGAATTACGCGCCCAAACTCATTCCCTGGCTCATCGAGAACCTTGGTCGGTTCGATGCTGTCATTGTGCACGGACTCTGGCTTTACCCAAGTTACGCGGCTACCAAAGCTTTAAAAGCGTTTCGGGCTAAGCAGTCTGGCCAAAAAGGCACGGGGAAGACTCCCCGGCTTTTTGTTATGCCACACGGGATGCTCGATCCTTATTTTCAGAAAGCTGAAGGTAGAAAACTGAAGGCGTTACGGAACTGGCTGTATTGGAAAGCCATTGAAGGCAGCGTGGTCAAACAGGCCGATGGCGTATTGTTTACCTGTCAGGCCGAACTGGAACTGGCCCGGACTTCCTTTAGCCCGTATCAGCCCAGCCAGGAAATCAACGTCGGTTACGGCATTGTGACGCCACCCGCCTTCCAGCCGGAAATGCAAAAGGCATTTTTGGATAAATGTCCTGGTTTGGGTCAACAGCCCTATTGGTTGTTTCTGAGCCGGATACACCAGAAAAAAGGGGTTGATTTACTGATCGAAGCGTACAAAAATACAGTGCTGAAACAGCAGGAGCTTGGGACCGAAGTTCCGAAGCTGGTGATTGCCGGTCCCAAGCTGGACACTGCTTACGGACAGAAAATTCAGCAAATGGTGGCCAGCGATCCGCTGTTGAAGTCGAATGTCTTCTTGCCCGGTATGCTTACGGGAGATGCCAAGTGGGGCGCTTTCTACGGTTGTGAAACGTTTGCGTTACCGAGCCATCAAGAGAACTTTGGTATTGCGGTGGTAGAGGCTCTGGCTTGCGGGAAACCCGTCCTGATTTCGGATCAGGTTAATATCTGGCGTGAAATTGAAGCCGCCAAATGTGGCATCGTGACGCCCGATACATTGCAGGGAACCGAGCAAGCATTATCAGCCTGGCTGCGGTTGTCGACCGCCGAAAGAGAGAAAATGAATCAGCGGGCGCGGGCTACTTTCGAACGGGAGTTTGCTATTCCGGCTGCGGCTCAGCGGTTGTCGGAAGTCATGAAGTCAGCCAGCAGCAGCATGGCCGATGAAAAAGTATCTGTGTAA
- a CDS encoding glycosyltransferase yields MRIIFFNHPTFLGSQSMPRFAHMLTEGMRARGHEVESWLPTPGLFRLPAPQGLKKWLGYVDQFVLFPNEVRRRLKSCPPDTLFVFTDNAQGPWVPLVTDRPHVVHCHDFLAQQSALGKISERKTSWSGRQYQEFIHRGYSKGKNFISVSQKTREDLHKQLSSVPARSEVVYNGLNQSFTLLDAIQSKTALGQKLELDLTAGYLLHVGGNQWYKNRRGVIQIYDAWRGLSDQKLPLLMIGIPPGQSVKDRREASPYTSDIHFLTGLDNEAVRLAYAGASVFVFPSLAEGFGWPIAEAMASGCPVVTTDAAPMTEVAGEAGFLIPRQPADQSEHESWAKAAARVVDRVVRLRGAEREKAVQAGLENAKRFDANQALDQIEAIYYSLLQTEKKHEHTSDYR; encoded by the coding sequence ATGCGTATAATCTTCTTTAACCACCCCACCTTCCTCGGATCACAGAGCATGCCGCGTTTTGCGCATATGCTGACAGAAGGAATGCGGGCTCGCGGCCATGAAGTAGAATCCTGGCTGCCTACTCCAGGATTGTTCCGGCTTCCTGCGCCACAGGGTTTGAAGAAATGGTTGGGATATGTTGATCAGTTTGTTCTCTTTCCTAATGAAGTTCGTCGGCGTTTGAAAAGTTGCCCTCCAGACACTCTTTTTGTATTTACGGATAACGCACAGGGACCCTGGGTACCGCTCGTAACGGACCGCCCCCATGTTGTTCACTGTCACGACTTTCTGGCGCAGCAATCGGCGCTTGGCAAAATATCGGAAAGAAAAACCAGCTGGTCTGGGAGGCAATACCAGGAGTTCATCCACCGCGGTTATTCAAAAGGAAAAAATTTTATTTCGGTTTCGCAAAAGACAAGGGAAGATCTTCATAAACAGCTTTCTTCCGTTCCGGCGCGTTCCGAAGTTGTCTACAACGGCTTAAATCAGTCGTTCACCCTTTTGGACGCCATTCAGTCAAAAACTGCACTCGGACAGAAGCTAGAATTGGATCTGACGGCGGGTTACCTGTTGCACGTGGGTGGAAACCAATGGTATAAAAATCGACGTGGCGTCATTCAAATTTATGACGCCTGGCGGGGGCTGAGCGACCAGAAACTGCCGCTGCTGATGATCGGTATACCGCCCGGTCAGTCGGTGAAGGACAGACGAGAAGCGTCTCCCTACACGTCGGATATTCATTTTTTAACTGGGTTAGATAACGAAGCCGTGCGCCTGGCCTATGCCGGTGCTTCGGTGTTTGTCTTCCCATCGTTGGCCGAAGGGTTCGGTTGGCCGATTGCGGAAGCCATGGCTTCGGGATGCCCGGTTGTTACAACGGATGCTGCCCCTATGACCGAAGTCGCTGGTGAAGCCGGATTCCTGATTCCACGTCAGCCCGCAGATCAGTCGGAACACGAAAGCTGGGCGAAAGCAGCGGCTCGGGTTGTTGATCGTGTCGTGCGGTTAAGGGGCGCTGAACGGGAAAAGGCGGTCCAGGCTGGCCTTGAAAATGCGAAACGGTTTGATGCGAATCAGGCATTAGATCAAATCGAAGCGATCTATTATAGTCTTTTGCAGACAGAAAAAAAACATGAACATACTTCGGATTATCGGTAG